A genomic region of Arachis hypogaea cultivar Tifrunner chromosome 5, arahy.Tifrunner.gnm2.J5K5, whole genome shotgun sequence contains the following coding sequences:
- the LOC112800404 gene encoding ras-related protein RABH1b-like: MAPVSALAKYKLVFLGDQSVGKTSIITRFMYDKFDNTYQATIGIDFLSKTMYLEDRTVRLQLWDTAGQERFRSLIPSYIRDSSVAVIVYDVASRQTFLNTSKWIEEVRSERGSDVIIVLVGNKTDLVDKRQVSTEEGEAKSRELNVMFIEASAKAGFNIKALFRKIAAALPGMETLSSSKQEDMVDVNLKSGGGADSQTQEGGCAC, encoded by the exons ATGGCGCCAGTGTCAGCTCTTGCAAAGTACAAGCTGGTTTTCTTGGGTGATCAGTCTGTTGGCAAAACCAGCATCATCACTCGCTTCATGTACGATAAATTCGATAACACTTATCAG GCTACAATTGGTATTGATTTTCTATCAAAAACTATGTATCTTGAAGATCGAACTGTTCGGCTGCAATTGTG GGATACAGCTGGACAGGAAAGATTTAGAAGTCTTATTCCGAGCTACATAAGGGACTCATCTGTTGCTGTCATTGTTTACGATGTTGCAA GCCGTCAGACTTTCCTAAATACATCAAAGTGGATTGAAGAGGTGCGCAGTGAGAGAGGCAGTGAtgttattattgttcttgttgggaACAAAACTGACCTTGTGGATAAGAG GCAAGTCTCGACAGAGGAAGGGGAAGCTAAGTCTCGCGAGCTAAATGTCATGTTTATTGAAGCTAGTGCCAAAGCTGGCTTTAATATTAAG GCCCTCTTTCGGAAAATTGCCGCTGCATTACCTGGAATGGAAACACTATCTTCTTCAAAACAAGAAGATATGGTTGATGTGAACCTTAAATCTGGTGGTGGAGCTGATTCTCAAACCCAGGAGGGTGGATGTGCTTGCTGA
- the LOC112800403 gene encoding ras-related protein RABH1b — MAPVSALAKYKLVFLGDQSVGKTSIITRFMYDKFDNTYQATIGIDFLSKTMYLEDRTVRLQLWDTAGQERFRSLIPSYIRDSSVAVIVYDVASRQTFLNTAKWIEEVRTERGSDVIIVLVGNKTDLVEKRQVSIEEGEAKARELNVMFIETSAKAGFNIKALFRKIAAALPGMETLSAAKQEDMVDVNLKSSTANPQSQPQSSGCAC; from the exons ATGGCGCCGGTTTCAGCTCTTGCGAAGTACAAGCTCGTCTTCTTGGGAGACCAGTCCGTCGGCAAAACCAGCATCATCACTCGCTTCATGTACGACAAGTTCGACAACACCTATCAG GCTACAATTGGTATTGATTTTCTATCAAAAACAATGTATCTTGAAGATCGAACTGTACGACTGCAGCTATG GGATACAGCCGGACAGGAGAGATTCAGAAGTCTTATTCCAAGCTACATTAGGGACTCATCTGTTGCTGTTATTGTATATGATGTTGCAA GCCGGCAGACTTTCCTAAACACAGCAAAGTGGATTGAAGAGGTGCGAACAGAGAGAGGCAGTGATGtcattattgttcttgttggtaACAAGACTGATCTTGTTGAAAAGAG GCAAGTCTCAATAGAGGAAGGAGAAGCAAAAGCACGCGAACTCAATGTTATGTTTATTGAAACTAGTGCAAAAGCTGGGTTTAATATAAAG GCCCTATTTCGAAAAATTGCTGCAGCATTACCTGGGATGGAAACACTATCTGCTGCAAAACAAGAAGACATGGTTGATGTTAACTTGAAATCCTCAACAGCCAATCCTCAGTCCCAACCCCAGTCAAGTGGATGTGCTTGCTGA